A region of Dermabacter vaginalis DNA encodes the following proteins:
- a CDS encoding glycerophosphodiester phosphodiesterase — translation MNGGMMSPVQLVAHRGDPVAHAENTLQAIAHAVAEGLEVVEVDLRLSAEGEPILLHDSTLERLWECSASPAELSVSALAALEPAQHGTCTKDHGFERGVPTLERALDAVGDAVLLLDFPGEADGAEQEIARVSASRIRAIASGEGHHSDERRAAAARAEFTGGVIAMRAVREILPAARLRMTYPLDGVPDPALVQELEPYSWNPHFEMCSPETVSAVRALGLRTTCWTVDDAETARALAVMGVEAVTSNRAGDLLRVLNQNAEVWEA, via the coding sequence ATGAACGGAGGAATGATGAGCCCTGTGCAGCTCGTTGCCCATCGTGGCGACCCTGTCGCCCACGCTGAAAACACTCTCCAGGCGATCGCACACGCGGTAGCCGAGGGGCTCGAGGTTGTCGAGGTCGATCTGAGGCTCAGCGCCGAAGGGGAGCCCATTCTTCTGCACGACTCCACGCTCGAACGCTTGTGGGAGTGCTCGGCCAGCCCCGCTGAGCTCTCGGTGAGCGCGCTTGCCGCCCTTGAGCCGGCTCAGCATGGCACGTGCACGAAGGACCACGGCTTTGAGCGGGGAGTACCCACGCTCGAGCGTGCTCTCGACGCCGTGGGCGATGCCGTGCTTCTTCTCGATTTTCCGGGTGAAGCTGACGGTGCGGAGCAGGAGATTGCGCGCGTGAGCGCCTCGAGGATCCGGGCGATCGCCTCGGGAGAGGGACACCACTCGGATGAACGCCGCGCGGCAGCGGCACGGGCGGAGTTCACGGGGGGAGTCATCGCCATGCGTGCCGTGCGCGAGATTCTTCCCGCGGCACGTCTGCGCATGACCTATCCGCTCGATGGCGTTCCGGATCCCGCCCTCGTCCAGGAGCTCGAGCCCTACTCGTGGAACCCCCACTTTGAGATGTGCTCGCCCGAAACCGTGAGCGCTGTGCGTGCCCTCGGGCTGCGTACCACCTGCTGGACCGTTGACGATGCCGAGACCGCGAGGGCGCTCGCGGTCATGGGCGTTGAGGCCGTGACGTCCAATCGTGCGGGCGATCTCCTGCGCGTCCTGAACCAGAACGCGGAGGTGTGGGAAGCATGA
- a CDS encoding inositol monophosphatase family protein, whose protein sequence is MSADHVGRKRDVLTRAHELAQSLATWAMIRSTSSNVSMFATKKNAADFVTDIDLGIELWVRRTIAEEFPTHAFVGEEFEDSAGVEYTWYCDPIDGTTNYAHGISWFSFSLAMCDEDGPVVGVVADPRTKEIFSAIRGRGAMHRGGPITIEHRSALPGSVVLTELLGATFFEGQAEFIRSLGEIDVTSRIMGSGTLSLVGPAVGRGHGALVGRFGAVDHLASMLIAHEAGLRVLDWDGHDTLFPSDPSTGIMVAHPAIATELHGMWRRAVESEGDRAR, encoded by the coding sequence ATGAGCGCCGACCACGTGGGGCGAAAGCGCGATGTGTTGACGCGCGCGCACGAGCTTGCCCAGTCACTTGCCACATGGGCGATGATCCGCTCGACGTCCTCGAACGTTTCGATGTTTGCGACAAAAAAGAACGCCGCTGATTTCGTGACGGATATTGACCTGGGGATCGAGCTTTGGGTGCGCCGGACCATTGCGGAAGAGTTTCCGACGCACGCTTTCGTCGGGGAAGAGTTCGAGGACAGCGCCGGGGTTGAGTACACGTGGTACTGCGATCCCATCGACGGCACCACGAACTACGCCCACGGCATCTCCTGGTTTTCATTTTCCCTCGCCATGTGTGATGAGGATGGCCCCGTTGTTGGTGTCGTCGCAGACCCACGCACGAAAGAGATCTTTTCGGCGATTCGTGGGCGCGGCGCCATGCACCGCGGTGGCCCGATCACGATCGAACATCGGTCTGCTCTGCCTGGTTCCGTCGTTCTCACTGAGCTTCTAGGGGCGACATTCTTCGAAGGCCAGGCGGAATTTATCCGCTCTCTGGGCGAGATCGATGTGACGAGCCGGATCATGGGTTCGGGGACCCTGTCGCTCGTGGGGCCTGCGGTCGGTAGAGGGCACGGTGCGCTCGTGGGGCGATTCGGAGCTGTGGATCACCTCGCGTCTATGCTCATCGCACACGAGGCCGGTTTGAGAGTGCTCGATTGGGACGGCCACGACACCCTGTTTCCTTCTGATCCGTCCACCGGCATCATGGTCGCGCACCCCGCGATCGCGACTGAGCTGCACGGTATGTGGCGCCGCGCCGTCGAGAGCGAAGGCGATCGAGCTCGGTAA